One Vitis riparia cultivar Riparia Gloire de Montpellier isolate 1030 chromosome 4, EGFV_Vit.rip_1.0, whole genome shotgun sequence genomic window carries:
- the LOC117912198 gene encoding calcium-dependent protein kinase 28-like isoform X1 has protein sequence MGACLSATKVRSSNSNTTANAAATKNTRPRGSSKTSNKNQQKKPQEGDRNRSNQQHRNPQPQKVKDRANGRKGTGIIPCGKRTDFGYAKDFDARYTIGKLLGHGQFGYTYVATDKANGDRVAVKRIEKNKMILPIAVEDVKREVKILEALTGHENVVQFHNAFEDDSYVYIVMELCEGGELLDRILAKKDSRYSEKDAAKVVRQMLKVAAECHLHGLVHRDMKPENFLFKSTKEDSPLKATDFGLSDFIKPGKKFQDIVGSAYYVAPEVLRRKSGPESDVWSIGVITYILLCGKRPFWDKTEDGIFKEVLKNKPDFRRKPWPTISNGAKDFVKKLLVKDPRARLTAAQALSHPWVREGGDASEIPIDISVLSNMREFVKYSHLKQFALRALASTLDDEELADLRDQFDAIDVDKNGSISLEEMRQALAKDLPWKMKESRVLEILQAIDSNTDGLVDFTEFVAATLHVHQLEEHDSDKWQQRSQAAFDKFDVDRDGFITPEELKLHTGLRGSIDPLLEEADIDKDGRISLAEFRRLLRTASISSRQVPSSSGFRNPRKI, from the exons ATGGGGGCGTGCCTCTCCGCCACCAAAGTCAGAAGCTCCAACAGCAACACCACCGCAAACGCCGCAGCCACCAAGAATACCCGCCCTAGAGGGAGCTCCAAGACTAGCAATAAGAATCAGCAGAAGAAGCCGCAGGAGGGAGACAGGAATCGGTCAAATCAACAACACAGGAATCCTCAGCCGCAGAAGGTCAAGGATAGGGCCAATGGGAGGAAGGGGACTGGGATTATCCCTTGTGGGAAGCGCACCGATTTTGGGTACGCGAAGGATTTTGATGCTCGCTACACCATCGGCAAGTTGTTGGGCCACGGCCAATTTGGGTATACGTATGTCGCCACCGATAAGGCTAATGGGGATCGAGTTGCGGTTAAGAGAATTGAGAAGAATAAG ATGATTCTTCCTATTGCTGTTGAAGACGTTAAGCGAGAGGTCAAAATATTAGAAGCGCTTACCGGCCATGAGAATGTGGTTCAGTTCCATAATGCATTTGAGGATGATTCTTATGTCTATATAGTTATGGA GTTATGTGAGGGTGGTGAATTGTTGGATCGGATATTGGCCAA GAAGGATAGCCGTTATAGTGAGAAAGATGCAGCAAAAGTTGTAAGGCAGATGCTCAAAGTTGCAGCTGAGTGTCATTTACATGGTCTGGTACACCGTGACATGAAACCAGAG aattttcttttcaagtcaACCAAAGAGGACTCGCCTTTGAAGGCCACGGATTTTGGTCTATCAGACTTCATAAAGCCTG GGAAGAAGTTTCAAGATATTGTTGGTAGTGCCTACTATGTTGCTCCTGAAGTATTGAGACGGAAATCGGGACCTGAATCAGATGTCTGGAGTATTGGTGTCATTACCTACATTTTGCTCTGTGGGAAGCGCCCCTTCTGGGATAAGACTGAGGATGGAATTTTCAAGGAG GTCCTTAAGAACAAGCCTGATTTTCGCCGCAAACCATGGCCAACCATAAGCAATGGTGCTAAAGATTTTGTAAAGAAGTTACTAGTGAAAGACCCTCGGGCAAGACTTACTGCTGCTCAGGCCCTAT CACATCCATGGGTTAGAGAAGGAGGAGATGCCTCTGAGATTCCAATTGATATTTCTGTTCTGTCCAACATGCGTGAATTTGTCAAGTACAGTCACTTGAAACAGTTTGCTTTAAGG GCATTGGCGAGCACGCTTGATGATGAGGAACTGGCTGATCTTAGGGATCAATTTGATGCTATTGATGTGGATAAAAATGGCTCCATTAGCCTTGAAGAAATGAGacag GCCCTTGCTAAAGATCTTCCTTGGAAGATGAAGGAATCACGAGTTTTAGAGATTCTTCAAGCA ATTGACAGCAATACAGATGGGCTTGTGGATTTTACCGAGTTTGTTGCAGCCACTCTACACGTGCATCAATTGGAGGAACATGACTCTGATAAGTGGCAACAGCGGTCACAGGCTGCTTTTGACAAATTTGATGTGGATAGGGATGGGTTCATAACCCCAGAGGAACTTAAACTG CACACGGGCTTAAGAGGCTCAATTGACCCACTGCTAGAGGAAGCTGATATTGACAAAGATGGGAGGATAAGCTTGGCAGAATTCCGAAGGCTTCTAAGAACAGCAAGTATTAGTTCGCGACAAGTACCTAGCTCATCTGGTTTTCGGAATCCTCGGAAAATTTAG
- the LOC117912198 gene encoding calcium-dependent protein kinase 16-like isoform X2: MGACLSATKVRSSNSNTTANAAATKNTRPRGSSKTSNKNQQKKPQEGDRNRSNQQHRNPQPQKVKDRANGRKGTGIIPCGKRTDFGYAKDFDARYTIGKLLGHGQFGYTYVATDKANGDRVAVKRIEKNKMILPIAVEDVKREVKILEALTGHENVVQFHNAFEDDSYVYIVMELCEGGELLDRILAKKDSRYSEKDAAKVVRQMLKVAAECHLHGLVHRDMKPENFLFKSTKEDSPLKATDFGLSDFIKPGKKFQDIVGSAYYVAPEVLRRKSGPESDVWSIGVITYILLCGKRPFWDKTEDGIFKEVLKNKPDFRRKPWPTISNGAKDFVKKLLVKDPRARLTAAQALSHPWVREGGDASEIPIDISVLSNMREFVKYSHLKQFALRALASTLDDEELADLRDQFDAIDVDKNGSISLEEMRQALAKDLPWKMKESRVLEILQAHTGLRGSIDPLLEEADIDKDGRISLAEFRRLLRTASISSRQVPSSSGFRNPRKI, encoded by the exons ATGGGGGCGTGCCTCTCCGCCACCAAAGTCAGAAGCTCCAACAGCAACACCACCGCAAACGCCGCAGCCACCAAGAATACCCGCCCTAGAGGGAGCTCCAAGACTAGCAATAAGAATCAGCAGAAGAAGCCGCAGGAGGGAGACAGGAATCGGTCAAATCAACAACACAGGAATCCTCAGCCGCAGAAGGTCAAGGATAGGGCCAATGGGAGGAAGGGGACTGGGATTATCCCTTGTGGGAAGCGCACCGATTTTGGGTACGCGAAGGATTTTGATGCTCGCTACACCATCGGCAAGTTGTTGGGCCACGGCCAATTTGGGTATACGTATGTCGCCACCGATAAGGCTAATGGGGATCGAGTTGCGGTTAAGAGAATTGAGAAGAATAAG ATGATTCTTCCTATTGCTGTTGAAGACGTTAAGCGAGAGGTCAAAATATTAGAAGCGCTTACCGGCCATGAGAATGTGGTTCAGTTCCATAATGCATTTGAGGATGATTCTTATGTCTATATAGTTATGGA GTTATGTGAGGGTGGTGAATTGTTGGATCGGATATTGGCCAA GAAGGATAGCCGTTATAGTGAGAAAGATGCAGCAAAAGTTGTAAGGCAGATGCTCAAAGTTGCAGCTGAGTGTCATTTACATGGTCTGGTACACCGTGACATGAAACCAGAG aattttcttttcaagtcaACCAAAGAGGACTCGCCTTTGAAGGCCACGGATTTTGGTCTATCAGACTTCATAAAGCCTG GGAAGAAGTTTCAAGATATTGTTGGTAGTGCCTACTATGTTGCTCCTGAAGTATTGAGACGGAAATCGGGACCTGAATCAGATGTCTGGAGTATTGGTGTCATTACCTACATTTTGCTCTGTGGGAAGCGCCCCTTCTGGGATAAGACTGAGGATGGAATTTTCAAGGAG GTCCTTAAGAACAAGCCTGATTTTCGCCGCAAACCATGGCCAACCATAAGCAATGGTGCTAAAGATTTTGTAAAGAAGTTACTAGTGAAAGACCCTCGGGCAAGACTTACTGCTGCTCAGGCCCTAT CACATCCATGGGTTAGAGAAGGAGGAGATGCCTCTGAGATTCCAATTGATATTTCTGTTCTGTCCAACATGCGTGAATTTGTCAAGTACAGTCACTTGAAACAGTTTGCTTTAAGG GCATTGGCGAGCACGCTTGATGATGAGGAACTGGCTGATCTTAGGGATCAATTTGATGCTATTGATGTGGATAAAAATGGCTCCATTAGCCTTGAAGAAATGAGacag GCCCTTGCTAAAGATCTTCCTTGGAAGATGAAGGAATCACGAGTTTTAGAGATTCTTCAAGCA CACACGGGCTTAAGAGGCTCAATTGACCCACTGCTAGAGGAAGCTGATATTGACAAAGATGGGAGGATAAGCTTGGCAGAATTCCGAAGGCTTCTAAGAACAGCAAGTATTAGTTCGCGACAAGTACCTAGCTCATCTGGTTTTCGGAATCCTCGGAAAATTTAG
- the LOC117912199 gene encoding transcription factor bHLH121-like encodes MMDQWKADDFTQSVAPELAPPNPLSLPSSNNRLPEARQRTEVEVKDSIAARKVQKADREKLRRDRLNEHFLELGNTLDPDRPKNDKATILADTIQMLKDLTAEVNRLKVECAALSEESRELVQEKNELREEKVALKSDIDNLNVQYQQRLRVMFPWAPMDPSVVMGPSPYSYPVPVPVPSGPIPMHPSLQPFPFFGNQNPSGIPNPCSTFIPYQTPANPPTEVPSAQYASASHVSSKPDSKSKSSDRERSSNTEKCDESNDVATDLELKTPGSSSQQDLLTGEKKGKQSQRKERSATDGSCSSKYSSSQGLQDSSSNSVGDLPKSDK; translated from the exons ATGATGGATCAGTGGAAGGCTGATGATTTCACGCAATCAGTTGCACCAGAGTTAGCCCCTCCCAATCCTCTTTCGTTGCCCTCCTCCAATAATCGGTTGCCGGAAGCCAG ACAAAGAACTGAAGTGGAAGTAAAGGATTCAATTGCAGCAAGAAAAGTTCAGAAGGCAGACCGTGAAAAGTTAAGGAGGGACAGACTGAATGAGCATTTTCTTGAGTTGGGAAACACATTAG ACCCAGATAGGCCCAAGAATGACAAGGCAACCATCCTTGCAGATACAATTCAAATGCTGAAGGATTTGACTGCTGAAGTCAACAGACTAAAAGTTGAGTGTGCTGCACTTTCTGAAGAATCTCGTGAG CTAGTGCAGGAGAAGAATGAACTAAGAGAAGAAAAGGTAGCTCTAAAGTCTGATATTGACAATCTTAATGTTCAATATCAGCAAAGGCTCAGGGTTATGTTTCCATGGGCTCCAATGGATCCTTCTGTTGTCATGGGTCCTTCACCCTATTCTTATCCAGTTCCTGTGCCTGTTCCTTCTGGTCCAATTCCCATGCATCCATCTCTACAGCCATTTCCTTTCTTTGGAAATCAGAATCCTAGTGGAATCCCCAATCCATGTTCAACTTTTATTCCATATCAAACTCCTGCTAATCCTCCTACTGAAGTTCCATCTGCCCAATATGCATCTGCTTCTCATGTGTCAAGCAAACCAGATTCCAAAAGCAAGTCATCAGATCGTGAAAGGAGCAGCAACACTGAAAAATGTGATGAATCTAATGATGTGGCAACAGACCTTGAACTAAAGACACCTGGATCATCATCACAACAG GATTTGCTGACAGGGGAAAAGAAGGGCAAACAATCACAAAGGAAGGAAAGAAGTGCTACAGATGGAAGCTGTTCAAGCAAGTATTCTTCTTCTCAAGGTCTCCAGGACAGCTCCTCCAACAGTGTGGGTGACCTCCCAAAATCTGATAAGTAA
- the LOC117913170 gene encoding DNA-(apurinic or apyrimidinic site) lyase 2 isoform X1, with product MKIVTYNVNGLRPRISQFGSLLKFLGSLDADIICVQETKLSRHELTADVVMADGYESFFSCTRTNSKGRVGYSGVATFCRVKSAFSSTEVALPIAAEEGFTGLLEKSGGFGTGKDEIPVKAEGLEEFAKDELLKVDSEGRCIITDHGHFVLFNIYGPRADSEDTERIQFKHTFFQILQKRWETLQQQGRRIFVVGDLNIAPAAIDRCDAGSDFEKNEFRRWFRSMLVECGGPFFDVFRAKHPDRREAYTCWSSSTGAEEFNYGSRIDHILSSGSCLHQDHCLQDHIFVTCHVKECDILTQFKRWKPGNKPSFSNNRWKGGRSIKLEGSDHAPVFMSLMDIPDVAQHSTPSLSARYVPTVHGFQQTIASVLMKRQKAEQVKTFEVSSSFSDENITTRSCSEILKRSSQDCCISDLPSGDFLSSSNLQSEGVIPRLDGPSICSISDSSNRIMTASIIRQTKSTPGTVTKKKARQSQCSQLSVKSFFQKSSNVKDGVDNAAADASLDQADESKSNQNPNKTSMGDDESKSSKMVELDVSASNQEQDVVISGSSPQRDKNDIALVEWQRIQQLMQNSIPLCKGHGEPCVSRVAKKPGPNHGRRFYVCARAEGPASNPETNCGYFKWAASKSRHR from the exons ATGAAGATAGTGACTTATAACGTGAATGGCCTAAGGCCACGCATCTCTCAGTTCGGTTCTCTCCTCAAATTTCTCGGTTCCCTCGACGCCGACATCATATGCGTTCAG GAGACGAAGCTATCGAGGCATGAACTGACGGCAGATGTGGTGATGGCGGATGGATACGAATCCTTCTTTTCTTGCACCCGCACGAACAGCAAAGGTCGGGTGGGCTACTCCG GTGTTGCAACATTTTGCCGTGTGAAGTCAGCATTTTCGAGCACTGAAGTGGCGTTGCCAATTGCAGCAGAAGAAGGCTTCACCGGCCTCCTTGAAAAGTCTGGAGGGTTTGGAACTGGAAAGGATGAAATCCCTGTAAAAGCAGAAGGTCTTGAAGAGTTTGCCAAAGATGAGCTTCTCAAGGTTGACAGTGAGGGCCGTTGCATTATCACGGATCATGGTCATTTTG ttcttttcaatatatatgggccCCGAGCTGACTCTGAGGATACAGAAAGGATTCAGTTTAAGCACACTTTTTTCCAGATATTACAG AAAAGATGGGAGACTCTCCAGCAGCAGGGGAGGAGGATATTTGTTGTTGGTGATCTTAATATTGCTCCTGCTGCTATAGATCGCTGTGATGCTGGATCAGATTTTGAGAAGAATGA GTTCAGGAGATGGTTTAGATCTATGCTAGTGGAATGTGGAGGCCctttctttgatgtttttagAGCAAAACATCCTGACAG AAGAGAAGCATACACATGCTGGTCATCGAGCACAGGTGCAGAGGAATTCAATTATGGGTCAAGAATTGACCATATTCTCAGTTCTGGGTCATGCTTACATCAAGACCATTGCCTGCAAGATCATATCTTTGTTACTTGCCATGTTAAAGAATGTGACATATTGACTCAGTTTAAGCGATGGAAGCCTGGAAACAAACCCAG TTTCTCCAATAACAGGTGGAAAGGAGGGAGAAGCATCAAACTAGAAGGTTCTGATCATGCTCCTGTTTTTATGAGTTTAATGGATATCCCTGATGTTGCGCAGCATAGTACTCCATCTTTGTCTGCTAGATATGTTCCTACGGTTCATGGGTTCCAGCAAACTATTG CATCAGTATTAATGAAAAGACAAAAGGCTGAGCAAGTAAAGACCTTCGAGGTATCAAGTTCATTTTCAGATGAAAATATTACAACTAGAAGTTGCAGTGAGATTCTGAAAAGATCATCCCAAGACTGCTGTATATCTGACCTGCCTTCAGGCGACTTTCTGTCTTCTTCAAATCTGCAATCAGAAGGTGTCATTCCAAGACTGGATGGGCCCTCCATATGTTCCATTAGTGATTCTTCCAATAGAATTATGACCGCCTCAATAATCAGGCAAACTAAATCAACGCCTGGCACagtaacaaagaaaaaagcaaGACAAAGTCAATGCTCCCAACTCTCTGTGAAATCATTTTTCCAGAAAAGTTCCAACGTTAAAGATGGTGTTGATAACGCTGCAGCTGATGCGTCACTTGATCAGGCAGATGAGTCAAAGTCTAATCAGAACCCCAACAAGACTTCTATGGGTGATGATGAAAGCAAGAGTTCAAAGATGGTGGAGTTGGATGTTAGTGCATCCAATCAGGAACAAGATGTGGTAATTTCCGGCAGTTCCCCGCAAAGGGATAAAAATGATATAGCTTTAGTGGAGTGGCAAAGGATTCAACAACTCATGCAGAACAGCATACCTCTTTGTAAGGGCCATGGTGAACCCTGTGTTTCTCGGGTAGCAAAGAAACCTGGTCCAAATCATGGACGCAGGTTTTATGTCTGTGCTCGGGCTGAG GGACCAGCATCTAATCCTGAAACAAATTGTGGTTACTTCAAGTGGGCTGCTTCAAAATCTAGGCACAGATGA
- the LOC117913170 gene encoding DNA-(apurinic or apyrimidinic site) lyase 2 isoform X2 — protein MKIVTYNVNGLRPRISQFGSLLKFLGSLDADIICVQETKLSRHELTADVVMADGYESFFSCTRTNSKGRVGYSGVATFCRVKSAFSSTEVALPIAAEEGFTGLLEKSGGFGTGKDEIPVKAEGLEEFAKDELLKVDSEGRCIITDHGHFVLFNIYGPRADSEDTERIQFKHTFFQILQKRWETLQQQGRRIFVVGDLNIAPAAIDRCDAGSDFEKNEFRRWFRSMLVECGGPFFDVFRAKHPDRREAYTCWSSSTGAEEFNYGSRIDHILSSGSCLHQDHCLQDHIFVTCHVKECDILTQFKRWKPGNKPRWKGGRSIKLEGSDHAPVFMSLMDIPDVAQHSTPSLSARYVPTVHGFQQTIASVLMKRQKAEQVKTFEVSSSFSDENITTRSCSEILKRSSQDCCISDLPSGDFLSSSNLQSEGVIPRLDGPSICSISDSSNRIMTASIIRQTKSTPGTVTKKKARQSQCSQLSVKSFFQKSSNVKDGVDNAAADASLDQADESKSNQNPNKTSMGDDESKSSKMVELDVSASNQEQDVVISGSSPQRDKNDIALVEWQRIQQLMQNSIPLCKGHGEPCVSRVAKKPGPNHGRRFYVCARAEGPASNPETNCGYFKWAASKSRHR, from the exons ATGAAGATAGTGACTTATAACGTGAATGGCCTAAGGCCACGCATCTCTCAGTTCGGTTCTCTCCTCAAATTTCTCGGTTCCCTCGACGCCGACATCATATGCGTTCAG GAGACGAAGCTATCGAGGCATGAACTGACGGCAGATGTGGTGATGGCGGATGGATACGAATCCTTCTTTTCTTGCACCCGCACGAACAGCAAAGGTCGGGTGGGCTACTCCG GTGTTGCAACATTTTGCCGTGTGAAGTCAGCATTTTCGAGCACTGAAGTGGCGTTGCCAATTGCAGCAGAAGAAGGCTTCACCGGCCTCCTTGAAAAGTCTGGAGGGTTTGGAACTGGAAAGGATGAAATCCCTGTAAAAGCAGAAGGTCTTGAAGAGTTTGCCAAAGATGAGCTTCTCAAGGTTGACAGTGAGGGCCGTTGCATTATCACGGATCATGGTCATTTTG ttcttttcaatatatatgggccCCGAGCTGACTCTGAGGATACAGAAAGGATTCAGTTTAAGCACACTTTTTTCCAGATATTACAG AAAAGATGGGAGACTCTCCAGCAGCAGGGGAGGAGGATATTTGTTGTTGGTGATCTTAATATTGCTCCTGCTGCTATAGATCGCTGTGATGCTGGATCAGATTTTGAGAAGAATGA GTTCAGGAGATGGTTTAGATCTATGCTAGTGGAATGTGGAGGCCctttctttgatgtttttagAGCAAAACATCCTGACAG AAGAGAAGCATACACATGCTGGTCATCGAGCACAGGTGCAGAGGAATTCAATTATGGGTCAAGAATTGACCATATTCTCAGTTCTGGGTCATGCTTACATCAAGACCATTGCCTGCAAGATCATATCTTTGTTACTTGCCATGTTAAAGAATGTGACATATTGACTCAGTTTAAGCGATGGAAGCCTGGAAACAAACCCAG GTGGAAAGGAGGGAGAAGCATCAAACTAGAAGGTTCTGATCATGCTCCTGTTTTTATGAGTTTAATGGATATCCCTGATGTTGCGCAGCATAGTACTCCATCTTTGTCTGCTAGATATGTTCCTACGGTTCATGGGTTCCAGCAAACTATTG CATCAGTATTAATGAAAAGACAAAAGGCTGAGCAAGTAAAGACCTTCGAGGTATCAAGTTCATTTTCAGATGAAAATATTACAACTAGAAGTTGCAGTGAGATTCTGAAAAGATCATCCCAAGACTGCTGTATATCTGACCTGCCTTCAGGCGACTTTCTGTCTTCTTCAAATCTGCAATCAGAAGGTGTCATTCCAAGACTGGATGGGCCCTCCATATGTTCCATTAGTGATTCTTCCAATAGAATTATGACCGCCTCAATAATCAGGCAAACTAAATCAACGCCTGGCACagtaacaaagaaaaaagcaaGACAAAGTCAATGCTCCCAACTCTCTGTGAAATCATTTTTCCAGAAAAGTTCCAACGTTAAAGATGGTGTTGATAACGCTGCAGCTGATGCGTCACTTGATCAGGCAGATGAGTCAAAGTCTAATCAGAACCCCAACAAGACTTCTATGGGTGATGATGAAAGCAAGAGTTCAAAGATGGTGGAGTTGGATGTTAGTGCATCCAATCAGGAACAAGATGTGGTAATTTCCGGCAGTTCCCCGCAAAGGGATAAAAATGATATAGCTTTAGTGGAGTGGCAAAGGATTCAACAACTCATGCAGAACAGCATACCTCTTTGTAAGGGCCATGGTGAACCCTGTGTTTCTCGGGTAGCAAAGAAACCTGGTCCAAATCATGGACGCAGGTTTTATGTCTGTGCTCGGGCTGAG GGACCAGCATCTAATCCTGAAACAAATTGTGGTTACTTCAAGTGGGCTGCTTCAAAATCTAGGCACAGATGA
- the LOC117912955 gene encoding chaperone protein dnaJ 11, chloroplastic, whose translation MLSASSPSFLRPSPRFTGRAFSPAPPRVSYRQPCVSAVYTSTERARPSYLSLAETASCASLYEILGIPMGATSQEIKSAYRKLARVCHPDVAAISRKDSSADEFMRIHAAYSTLSDPEKRADYDRSLFMRQQPIGSYAGISSPTMSGFSGYTRRNWETDQCW comes from the coding sequence ATGCTCTCTGCATCTTCTCCTTCATTTCTCCGGCCATCTCCTCGCTTCACCGGCAGAGCTTTTTCTCCGGCGCCGCCGCGTGTCAGCTACCGCCAGCCCTGTGTTTCCGCCGTTTACACCTCCACTGAAAGAGCGAGGCCCTCTTACCTGAGCCTCGCCGAAACGGCGTCGTGCGCCTCTCTTTATGAGATCCTCGGCATCCCTATGGGTGCTACCAGTCAAGAGATCAAGTCGGCGTACCGGAAATTGGCTAGAGTTTGTCATCCTGATGTTGCTGCAATCAGCCGGAAGGATTCGTCAGCCGATGAGTTCATGAGGATCCACGCAGCTTACTCGACTCTCTCTGATCCTGAGAAACGCGCCGATTATGACAGGTCGCTTTTTATGCGGCAACAGCCGATCGGATCTTATGCCGGCATTTCTTCTCCGACGATGTCGGGATTTTCCGGCTATACTCGCCGAAATTGGGAAACGGATCAGTGCTGGTAG